A single Lacerta agilis isolate rLacAgi1 chromosome 10, rLacAgi1.pri, whole genome shotgun sequence DNA region contains:
- the LOC117054021 gene encoding coiled-coil domain-containing protein 166-like, translating to MATKKTKSKPRKSIAKSLSTTGPLLTEQEQTLKKESVILAEHIHTYSERVDQFQSRNEFLDKEAQEIRLNSKAYLNYLNRRAVRCQDAITTLNEQNLFDLTTVLKQKEELTSQYTDKETEMRSQLIEMETKFSLMTKEVEELKPFKELQSEQLIRIRELEKELLAMKIQHSEQMRLLKSKYLHLKAEYEVQADQKVQALAKKAEKEAVRSLIQHTNRVKEENRRLRNELLGLIQRAKGLKAVRQQLREQKEQLLRELRYEQGLAHMRRWLQQQGAQKTRPTPSSQPPKSGPNSSWGASAQGPAKRDLQAAADEGLPPLWTPKSSSKQKAMPTSSQQS from the coding sequence ATGGCGACAAAGAAAACCAAGTCAAAACCTCGGAAGAGCATCGCCAAGAGCCTGAGCACGACTGGGCCGCTCTTGACGGAGCAAGAGCAGACCCTGAAGAAGGAGTCCGTCATCCTGGCAGAGCACATCCACACCTACTCGGAACGGGTGGACCAGTTCCAGAGCAGAAACGAGTTCCTGGACAAGGAAGCGCAGGAGATCCGGCTGAACAGCAAGGCCTACCTGAACTACCTGAACAGGCGTGCTGTCCGGTGCCAGGACGCCATCACTACCCTCAATGAGCAGAACCTCTTTGACCTCACCACTGTCCTGAAGCAGAAGGAGGAGCTGACCTCCCAGTACACAGacaaggagacagagatgaggagCCAGCTGATTGAGATGGAGACCAAGTTCTCCCTCATGACCAAGGAGGTTGAGGAGCTCAAGCCCTTCAAGGAGCTGCAGTCAGAGCAGCTCATCCGCATCCGGGAGCTGGAGAAGGAGCTGCTGGCCATGAAGATCCAGCACTCGGAGCAAATGCGCTTGCTCAAGAGCAAGTACCTGCACCTGAAGGCCGAGTACGAAGTGCAGGCAGATCAGAAGGTCCAGGCTCTGGCCAAGAAGGCTGAGAAGGAAGCCGTGCGCAGCCTCATCCAGCACACCAACCGAGTGAAGGAGGAGAACAGGCGGCTGCGCAACGAGCTACTCGGCCTCATCCAGCGAGCTAAAGGCCTGAAAGCCGTCCGGCAGCAGCTGAGAGAGCAGAAGGAGCAGCTCCTGCGGGAGCTCCGGTATGAGCAGGGCCTGGCACACATGCGCCGCTGGCTCCAGCAACAGGGGGCTCAGAAGACCCGCCCCACTCCCAGTAGCCAGCCTCCCAAGAGTGGGCCAAACTCCTCTTGGGGCGCGAGTGCTCAAGGGCCCGCAAAGAGGGATCTTCAAGCAGCCGCCGACGAAGGTTTGCCACCACTCTGGACCCCCAAGAGCAGCAGCAAGCAGAAAGCGATGCCCACAAGCAGCCAGCAGTCTTGA
- the GCNA gene encoding acidic repeat-containing protein, translating into MARRGVSAEAARRPRRSAASASSSSDDEFENFLSRMKTPKPATCCIPRTQSRLDDSKDDFFRYLTSKYGSGKKGPRSAQVQEVPGAPGKEAAPSASFLPPLVFSETDSDDDDDDSVFAEGTPENPQQPRRARQAPKWAWRSLPRPVARRGSPGSPLSEEGRSCALEQSGGTTQSQELRASAVLGSDTSDEEMESLLVRLKQKMLLSARKAAAADPKGTTERRNIPSPLGSTRPAVKSESALPTRPRSPLPAPPISVRAPKSKVLGDITPSHQTQMRSSCQVQGCFLQELSDPESQHSKHFRRRKGELAQTLYDFYNRSVFEQKLPENMEIVWNKKMRKTAGCCVSGQLKGPEGQRYARIMLSDKVCDSADRLRDTLIHELCHAAAWLIHGVRDGHGRFWRLYAKKSAVVHPELPVVSRCHNYEIKYKFTYECCQCKNTIGRHSKSLDTQRFVCALCKGQFVLCQPTRKDGTPAKATLTPFAKFVKENYGSAKHSQKGLSHRDVMKKLSADFAAQVSLTPQATLPH; encoded by the exons CTCAGCGAGTTCAAGCAGCGATGATGAGTTTGAAAACT TTTTATCTCGAATGAAGACCCCCAAACCTGCAACATGCTGCATTCCAAGGACACAGAGCAG ATTGGATGATTCCAAGGATGATTTCTTCAGGTACCTCACAAGCAAATATGGATCTGGCAAGAAAG GGCCGCGGTCTGCTCAGGTGCAAGAGGTGCCTGGAGCGCCTGGAAAGGAGGCTGCTCCCTCTGCCTCGTTTCTGCCTCCCCTTGTGTTCAGTGAGACCGACagtgacgacgacgacgacgactccGTCTTTGCCGAAGGCACCCCAGAGAACCCCCAGCAGCCCAGACGAGCGCGCCAGGCCCCCAAGTGGGCCTGGAGGAGCTTGCCACGTCCTGTCGCTCGCAGGGGCAGCCCCGGTTCTCCCTTGAGCGAGGAGGGAAGGAGTTGTGCCCTGGAGCAGTCTGGAGGCACCACCCAGAGCCAGGAGCTGAGAGCAAGCGCTGTGCTGGGATCCGACACCTCGGATGAGGAGATGGAGAGCCTCCTGGTGCGCCTGAAGCAGAAGATGCTCCTTTCTGCCAGGAAGGCAGCAGCGGCAGACCCCAAGGGCACCACCG AGAGAAGAAACATCCCGTCTCCCCTTGGAAGCACCCGCCCGGCTGTGAAGAGCGAGAGCGCCCTTCCCACGCGGCCCAGATCGCCTCTTCCGGCTCCGCCGATCTCTGTGCGAGCTCCGAAGAGCAAGGTGCTCGGTGACATCACCCCGTCCCACCAGACACAGATGAG GAGTTCCTGCCAGGTGCAGGGCTGCTTCTTGCAAGAGCTGTCCGACCCAGAATCCCAGCACTCTAAGCATTTCCggagaaggaagggggagctGGCCCAGACCCTCTATGATTTCTACAACCGTTCCGTGTTTGAGCAAAAG TTGCCAGAGAATATGGAGATTGTCTGGAACAAAAAGATGCGGAAAACCGCCGGGTGCTGTGTGAGTGGCCAGCTGAAGGGCCCTGAGGGGCAGCGCTATGCCCGGATAATGCTGTCGGATAAAGTCTGTGACTCTGCAG ATCGACTTCGGGACACTCTGATCCACGAATTGTGCCACGCAGCTGCCTGGCTGATCCACGGGGTCCGAGACGGCCACGGCCGGTTTTGGCGCTTGTATGCAAAGAAGTCGGCTGTGGTCCACCCAGAGCTCCCAGTGGTGTCGCGATGCCACAACTATGAGATCAAGTACAAGTTCACCTACGAGTGCTGCCAGTGCAAAAACAC GATTGGGCGCCACTCCAAGTCTCTGGACACTCAGCGCTTTGTCTGTGCCCTTTGCAAGGGGCAGTTTGTGCTGTGCCAGCCCACGCGCAAGGATGGCACGCCGGCGAAAGCAACGCTCACACCGTTTGCAAAGTTTGTGAAAGAAAACTACGGCTCTGCTAAGCACTCGCAGAAGGGGCTGAGTCACAGAGACGTCATGAAGAAGCTCAGCGCTGATTTTGCTGCCCAAGTTTCTCTCACCCCACAAGCAACTCTCCCACACTAG